A stretch of DNA from Saccharomycodes ludwigii strain NBRC 1722 chromosome I, whole genome shotgun sequence:
TACAGTGTGGTGTTGATAATAGCAGTAATGCCAGTGCCAATGGTGACAATTCTACTAGACAATTACAAGATACTCCTCGAATTAAATCCATTTTGAAAAGCTTACCTATAGGTAATCATCctgtttcttttaaaaacttgtATGATTTTTCAACTGTTCATtctacaaaaaaagttggtaataaagaaaataattattctcAGACTCATAATCATAACAAATGGAATGTTGTGAATCTATTATTCAATATATGTGAATATCCAAccataataaataaaaagtttataaCAGACGATTTAGTGAAATTCGAAATTATGAGTACTAATGATGGTGATACTAACCatggtgatgatgattataatggtgataatggtgataatggtgatgataataataataatgacaataataatggtgataATGGTGAagataagaataataatgacaataataataataaagctCACAAATTCAccatttttgatatttttgacAACGGAAATTATAACCCGAAAGATAGGagtaattttataatttggCTACTTTATGTTCATTTAGAAACAGATTTGACCCAAAAtgcaattttaaaaacaattttggACGGTGATGTTGAAGataacaaatttaaaattacaaaagaTGGTTACTTTTTGATGCATTTTTTGGAACCATGTGATAATAAAGATGTAGATACTCAAGAAGAATTGCAATTTGCCGAAAATCAAACCAAATTAAGAAAGATTTTCTTAGAAAGTTCAGAACAGGCGGATAATGCAAATATCCAGAATGCTGAAAATGTCAAAtataaggaaaaagaaaatatggATTCTGATAATGCAACTGAAAGGACAAATGGATTAAAGAGCGAGTTAAATGGAAATAGCGCCGCTGCTTCTTAttttactaataataataataataataataataataataataataataataataataataccaaaacTAACATCGATattcaaaacaataaatcaGAAAGCgcaaatacaaataatactaatactgccgtaattattaatacagATACTAGTAGCAAAATGGCACCCGCAcccacaaaaaaaagggttagaaagaagaaagacaCTGAAATTGTACAATCATCAAGAACATCAGCGCCTTTGAAaagacaaagaaaaaaactaactaaaaaagaaatggcTAAACAGCTTGCTCTagataaatttgaaaacaatCTTAATAAACTAATCGCCCTGGAGAATAATCAAGTATTGAAGGCTAACGACACCGAGCACCAGCAATTGTTTGTTAACAACACCGGCGTTGTTTGTAATAACATAACTAATCAAGTCTTTAGAGAAAAGTTAAATGacatacaaaaaatagCCCGAAGTAAAAGAAAGGAGTTGGggttaattaaaatatttaatgaaTATGAAGACATGCCTATGGCTACGGTTTTGGGTGTTAGaggtaaaaaaagaaagaaatataaGGATAATGTACTAGGTTTCGAAACGGATTTGCTAAGATGCTTTAAA
This window harbors:
- the IES1 gene encoding Ies1p (similar to Saccharomyces cerevisiae YFL013C | IES1 | Ino Eighty Subunit), which gives rise to MRRVYDPVHDIFSSQPEIPSSPNTKKAHLDSSPEETSIILTPTATNSTISNDDNNNHTFKKLTISNLTGNTTNYDPIHDIINNRNQHLESPQSKTKYKNRIDSGGSPKQKKGQKQQHAHIDGINNDGSSINSANREPSRYQRHLKKVDGEAFTRKDIQHSFMLELFKDKRLLFTNYLKENNYIDEILSNVPTSSKICQQNSVESVTPCTLSPFDGDEYDARKFINNDKLTFSQLYILTIISSSKCSKILREKLILDGQIASSMCILSLLVNIGRLNTTINFFLKMTSQLRTFHTIPVLQCGVDNSSNASANGDNSTRQLQDTPRIKSILKSLPIGNHPVSFKNLYDFSTVHSTKKVGNKENNYSQTHNHNKWNVVNLLFNICEYPTIINKKFITDDLVKFEIMSTNDGDTNHGDDDYNGDNGDNGDDNNNNDNNNGDNGEDKNNNDNNNNKAHKFTIFDIFDNGNYNPKDRSNFIIWLLYVHLETDLTQNAILKTILDGDVEDNKFKITKDGYFLMHFLEPCDNKDVDTQEELQFAENQTKLRKIFLESSEQADNANIQNAENVKYKEKENMDSDNATERTNGLKSELNGNSAAASYFTNNNNNNNNNNNNNNNNNTKTNIDIQNNKSESANTNNTNTAVIINTDTSSKMAPAPTKKRVRKKKDTEIVQSSRTSAPLKRQRKKLTKKEMAKQLALDKFENNLNKLIALENNQVLKANDTEHQQLFVNNTGVVCNNITNQVFREKLNDIQKIARSKRKELGLIKIFNEYEDMPMATVLGVRGKKRKKYKDNVLGFETDLLRCFKVAKKKFLDKYLNISYVPDPVYRSNNAKSLEVNNTFGAKVDNYDAIPNTCNNINNTRDVKTISDSTEKEKGGREFHG